The proteins below come from a single Necator americanus strain Aroian chromosome V, whole genome shotgun sequence genomic window:
- a CDS encoding hypothetical protein (NECATOR_CHRV.G19732.T1), which translates to MDSTEQTCNRELQLDEPGGDDAGQTTLPLSRVKTIIATVPDALPPSSEALFCVAKGAELFIEHLVKNVAKQYGEHIDYDEVAEYVQENDELEYLHDFFPRRLTYEVALNHVKAREEE; encoded by the coding sequence AGAACAAACTTGTAATCGTGAGCTGCAGCTAGACGAACCTGGCGGAGACGATGCGGGTCAAACAACACTTCCCTTATCGCGGGTGAAAACCATCATTGCGACCGTCCCCGATGCCTTGCCTCCTTCTTCGGAAGCGTTATTTTGCGTTGCTAAAGGAGCTGAGTTGTTCATAGAACATCTAGTAAAGAATGTCGCAAAACAGTACGGCGAACACATTGATTACGATGAAGTCGCCGAGTATGTGCAAGAGAATGATGAACTGGAATATTTGCATGATTTTTTCCCTAGGCGATTGACCTACGAAGTTGCCCTGAATCACGTGAAAGCTCGAGAGGAGGAGTAA